Genomic DNA from Filimonas effusa:
ATCAACCCCGATCAGAAACTGAAAAAAGAAACGCTCGGCAATTTTTGCGATGCCCTGGATAACCTGGGCTTCGGTGTGTTTCGCTTTCCCTTAACAGCAGATCAGAACGGAAAGCTGCACAAACTCCTCTCCCATCATTATGCCGCCGGACTGCCTTTTGATATGAAATTTGACCTGCACACCGATACTGCTATGTATTGCTCCGAATTTGTGTACAAAATGCTCGAACAGGCATCCGCCTACGGCTTCCGGTTCCGCAAAGATACCCTTAACGGCCTCGCCTATGTAGCTCCGGACCGCATTTTCCTGCACCCGCGCTGCAGCGAAATAAGAAGATATGTATATTAAGCATTCAGCTTTCTGTTTCCCGATGCAATGTTATATCTTGCCGGCATAAATTAATCTTATGAAGCAATTGTTCCTGTTATTCCTGGCCGGTTTTGTACTGGCAGGT
This window encodes:
- a CDS encoding C40 family peptidase yields the protein MNVSFIKKRWLLSCLFAFACSACNPYSTASDNTQQLQLAEWKAARQKHSLECIDSARLILKDGDIITRTGNDFTSQGLRQLCQLDATYSHCGIVSISDSNIYVYHALGGEINPDQKLKKETLGNFCDALDNLGFGVFRFPLTADQNGKLHKLLSHHYAAGLPFDMKFDLHTDTAMYCSEFVYKMLEQASAYGFRFRKDTLNGLAYVAPDRIFLHPRCSEIRRYVY